Proteins from a genomic interval of Streptomyces sp. NBC_00820:
- a CDS encoding phosphotriesterase family protein — MSEVRTVLGDIRPEELGACDAHDHLFLRSPRLPGQELDDVPAARAELAAFRAAGGSAVVQWTPYGMGRRAADLPGLSRATGVRIVCATGLHQAAHYGPELLDGLRGGLAEVFVSELTEGIGTSGVRAGLIKVAGGFHGLDAHARWTMAAAAEAHHATGAPIAVHLELGTGALDVLDLLCGELGVPGHRVILGHLNRSPDPVTHRQAAESGCWLAFDGPSLAHHATDWRMPEAVLALVEGGYGDRVLLGGDTVVAGARSVNGGPGMPYLLRRVRPRLAAAVGAELVDRILTEHPGRAFAVDWA, encoded by the coding sequence GTGAGCGAGGTCCGTACCGTGCTCGGGGACATCCGCCCCGAGGAACTGGGCGCCTGTGACGCGCACGACCATCTGTTCCTGCGCAGCCCTCGGCTGCCCGGCCAGGAACTCGACGACGTCCCCGCCGCACGGGCCGAACTCGCGGCGTTCCGCGCGGCGGGCGGATCCGCCGTCGTGCAGTGGACGCCGTACGGCATGGGGCGGCGGGCCGCCGACCTGCCGGGGCTGTCCCGCGCCACGGGCGTCCGGATCGTCTGCGCGACGGGCCTGCATCAAGCCGCGCACTACGGGCCGGAGTTGCTCGACGGTCTGCGGGGCGGCCTGGCCGAGGTGTTCGTATCCGAGCTGACCGAGGGGATCGGCACGTCGGGGGTGCGGGCCGGTCTGATCAAGGTGGCGGGCGGCTTCCACGGCCTGGACGCCCATGCCCGCTGGACGATGGCCGCCGCGGCCGAGGCGCACCATGCCACGGGGGCACCGATCGCCGTCCATCTGGAGCTGGGCACCGGGGCACTCGACGTACTCGACCTGCTGTGCGGTGAGTTGGGCGTGCCCGGACATCGGGTGATCCTCGGGCATCTCAACCGCTCCCCCGATCCGGTGACGCACCGGCAGGCCGCCGAGTCGGGGTGCTGGCTGGCCTTCGACGGGCCTTCCCTGGCGCATCACGCCACCGACTGGCGCATGCCGGAGGCGGTACTCGCCCTGGTGGAGGGCGGGTACGGGGACCGGGTACTGCTCGGCGGGGACACGGTCGTCGCCGGGGCGCGGTCGGTGAACGGCGGCCCCGGGATGCCCTACCTGCTGCGCCGGGTGCGGCCGCGATTGGCTGCGGCGGTGGGCGCGGAACTGGTGGACCGCATCCTCACGGAGCATCCGGGGCGGGCGTTCGCGGTCGACTGGGCGTGA
- a CDS encoding ABC transporter ATP-binding protein, whose translation MTTTTARRTAARVVGAVKLYGAGDTAVRALDGVDVDFPAGRFTAIMGPSGSGKSTLMHCAAGLDTLTSGAAWIGDTELGALDDRRLTLLRRDRVGFVFQAFNLVPTLTVEENITLPLDLAGRRGDREWIDTLVDIVGLRDRLHHRPFELSGGQQQRVAVARAFAGSPDVVFADEPTGNLDSRSGEEVLGLLGRAVRETDRTVVMVTHDPVAAAHADEVLFLADGRLVDRMSSPTADKVLDRMKAFEVRT comes from the coding sequence ATGACCACGACGACCGCACGGCGTACGGCGGCCCGCGTCGTGGGCGCCGTGAAGCTGTACGGCGCGGGCGACACCGCCGTACGCGCCCTCGATGGCGTGGACGTGGACTTCCCCGCCGGACGCTTCACCGCGATCATGGGCCCCTCGGGCTCGGGCAAGTCCACCCTCATGCACTGCGCCGCCGGCCTCGACACGCTCACCTCCGGCGCGGCCTGGATCGGGGACACCGAACTGGGCGCGCTCGACGACCGCCGGCTGACCCTGCTGCGCCGCGACCGGGTCGGCTTCGTCTTCCAGGCGTTCAACCTGGTGCCGACGCTGACCGTCGAGGAGAACATCACGCTGCCCCTGGACCTGGCCGGCAGGCGCGGCGACCGGGAATGGATCGACACGCTCGTGGACATCGTCGGGCTGCGTGACCGGCTGCACCACCGGCCCTTCGAACTCTCCGGCGGCCAGCAGCAACGCGTCGCCGTGGCACGGGCGTTCGCGGGCAGCCCGGACGTCGTCTTCGCCGACGAACCGACCGGGAACCTCGACTCCCGCTCCGGCGAGGAGGTCCTCGGCCTCCTCGGTCGCGCCGTGCGCGAGACGGACCGTACGGTCGTCATGGTCACCCATGACCCGGTCGCCGCCGCCCACGCCGACGAGGTCCTCTTCCTCGCCGACGGGCGGCTGGTCGACCGGATGTCCTCCCCGACCGCCGACAAGGTCCTGGACCGCATGAAGGCCTTCGAGGTGCGGACGTGA
- a CDS encoding SHOCT domain-containing protein, with protein sequence MQTLADWDGGPGPWILFLPLIWAAAVIGVVTLLRRTARRGRGGPWRALESDRPAADSPLAVLGRRFAAGEIEEDEYWRRLSVLEEQFGRAGKGGAA encoded by the coding sequence ATGCAGACCCTGGCCGACTGGGACGGCGGACCCGGCCCATGGATCCTCTTCCTCCCGCTGATCTGGGCGGCCGCCGTGATCGGCGTCGTCACCCTGCTGCGCCGTACCGCCCGGCGTGGCCGCGGCGGCCCGTGGCGGGCCCTGGAGAGCGACCGCCCGGCGGCCGACTCCCCGCTCGCGGTCCTCGGCCGCCGGTTCGCCGCGGGCGAGATCGAGGAGGACGAGTACTGGCGCCGCCTGTCCGTCCTGGAGGAGCAGTTCGGCCGCGCCGGCAAGGGCGGTGCGGCATGA
- a CDS encoding TetR/AcrR family transcriptional regulator: protein MSTPERLIESTRELLWERGYVGTSPKAILERAGAGQGSMYHHFKGKPDLALAAIRRTAQELRATAEAVLDGPGTPYERIEAYLLRERDVLRGCPVGRLTMDPDVIASDELRAPVDETIACIRERIAAIVEEGKRDGQFAPGLDGKEIGAAVLATVQGGYVLARASGSPAAFDAGVRGLLSLLAPRTTAQGD, encoded by the coding sequence ATGAGCACCCCGGAGCGACTGATCGAATCCACGCGCGAGCTGCTGTGGGAGCGCGGCTACGTCGGCACGAGCCCCAAGGCGATCCTGGAGCGCGCCGGCGCCGGCCAGGGCAGCATGTACCACCACTTCAAGGGCAAGCCGGATCTCGCCCTGGCGGCAATCCGGCGGACCGCGCAGGAGTTGCGGGCCACCGCGGAGGCGGTCCTGGACGGGCCGGGGACGCCGTACGAGCGCATCGAGGCGTATCTGCTGCGCGAGCGCGACGTGTTGCGCGGCTGCCCCGTGGGCCGGCTGACCATGGACCCGGACGTGATCGCCAGCGACGAGCTGCGCGCGCCCGTGGACGAGACGATCGCATGCATCCGTGAGCGGATCGCCGCGATCGTCGAAGAGGGCAAGCGGGACGGGCAGTTCGCGCCCGGGCTGGACGGCAAGGAGATCGGCGCGGCCGTCCTCGCGACCGTGCAGGGCGGCTATGTGCTGGCCCGCGCCTCCGGCTCCCCCGCCGCCTTCGACGCGGGCGTCCGCGGCCTGCTGTCCCTGCTCGCGCCCCGGACCACCGCACAAGGCGACTGA
- a CDS encoding DUF4865 family protein, which produces MHAMQYEVTLPADYDPDVIRARVARLGHLLDGWDGLGFKAYLLRERGVHGSPVNQYAPFYLWNTVEGMNRFLWGGAFQGIVDDFGRPAVRQWTGLAYAEGTPGAAAASAAFAVRRRQPVPDGAELTTLMEEAAGEVRRLAGEDGAVLAAAAVDPHRWELVHFSLWEHDAPKAEGDVFQVLHLSAPGRDRLPRGRQW; this is translated from the coding sequence ATGCACGCCATGCAGTACGAGGTGACCCTCCCCGCCGACTACGACCCGGACGTCATCCGCGCCCGGGTCGCCCGGCTGGGGCATCTGCTCGACGGCTGGGACGGCCTCGGGTTCAAGGCCTACCTGCTGCGCGAACGCGGCGTCCACGGCTCGCCGGTCAACCAGTACGCCCCCTTCTACCTGTGGAACACCGTCGAGGGCATGAACCGCTTCCTCTGGGGCGGTGCCTTCCAGGGGATCGTGGACGACTTCGGCCGTCCCGCCGTACGGCAGTGGACCGGCCTCGCCTATGCGGAGGGCACCCCCGGCGCGGCAGCAGCCTCCGCCGCGTTCGCGGTGCGACGGCGGCAACCGGTGCCGGACGGAGCCGAGTTGACCACGCTCATGGAGGAGGCGGCCGGCGAGGTGCGGCGGCTGGCCGGTGAGGACGGTGCCGTGCTCGCGGCGGCGGCCGTGGATCCGCACCGCTGGGAGCTGGTGCACTTCTCCCTCTGGGAGCACGACGCGCCCAAGGCCGAGGGAGACGTCTTCCAGGTGCTGCACCTGTCCGCGCCCGGCCGGGACCGTCTCCCCCGCGGCAGGCAGTGGTGA